One genomic segment of Hydra vulgaris chromosome 14, alternate assembly HydraT2T_AEP includes these proteins:
- the LOC136090968 gene encoding protein FAM200A-like, with translation MKDENPDMLLVHCVIHRENLVAKNLSPVLNKIMNLVVKCINSIKASAKEERILKLFCKENNEAHVRLLLHSEYQEELAEMQNDESVKTLFNIKESMAWFFEETKIKYPSTIESECGFSAITDLLLKKRNRLDITQRGDLRMKLTKIGNIKSLCNQHKAQRSH, from the exons ATGAAAGATGAAAATCCAGATATGCTTCTTGTGCACTGTGTTATTCATAGGGAAAACTTGGTAGCTAAAAATCTTTCTCctgttctaaataaaataatgaacttggTTGTAAAATGCATTAATTCTATTAAAGCAAGTGCAAAAGAAGAgcgcattttaaaattattttgtaaagaaaacaaCGAAGCCCATGTGAGACTTTTACTTCACTCTGAG TACCAAGAAGAATTAGCAGAAATGCAGAATGATGAGtcagttaaaactttatttaatataaaagaatcGATGGCATGGTTTTTTGAAGagaccaaaataaaatatccaaGCACAATAGAAT CTGAATGCGGATTTAGTGCCATAACTgatttgttacttaaaaaaagaaatcgttTGGATATAACTCAACGGGGAGATCTAAGAATGAAGCTGACAAAAATTGGAAATATAAAATCTCTTTGTAACCAGCATAAAGCACAACGATCTCactaa